The Pungitius pungitius chromosome 4, fPunPun2.1, whole genome shotgun sequence nucleotide sequence ttttaaaaagttgcattCAGTTGCCTCGCTtttggtacaaaaaaaaactcgtttaagttaaataaaaaaatatatttttgttgtttgtttacaacCTTAATAGAGACCGTATTGTTGCTGCATTACTCTTAAATCCCTTTCCCGCAGTGCGTGGCTCAGTCCAATGTGTCGTGGAGAATAATTAAGTGTAATAAATCCCTCTGACTGTGATGCTTTGTGTTCGCAGGGTGCTCAGTATGAACTCAAGGACAGCCCCGGTGTCCAGGGACACCCAGGGTTCGCCCACCATCATCCCGCGTTCTATCCATACGGCCAATATCAGTTCGGTGACCCGTCCAGACCCAAAAACGCCACCAGGGAGAGCACCAGCACCCTGAAGGCCTGGCTCAGCGAGCACCGCAAGAACCCTTACCCCACCAAGGGCGAGAAGATCATGCTGGCCATCATCACCAAGATGACCCTCACCCAGGTGTCCACCTGGTTCGCCAACGCCAGGAGGAGGCTAAAGAAGGAGAACAAGATGACCTGGGCCCCGCGGAACCGCACCGACGAAGAGGGAAATGTTTACGGCAGCGATcacgagggggaggagggggacaagagggaggacgaggaggagatcgACCTGGAGAACATTGACACGGAAAATATCGAGAACAAGGACGACTTGGACGACCAGGACGACCTGCATTCAGACATTAAACTGGACGGGAGGAGTGACTCTGAGATTTCTGACGGCTATGAGGATTTACAAGGGCCCGACCAGAGGTTTCTAAAGTCTGTGGGGAAAGAGGGGAAGGACgcggagagggtggggggggagcactTCCacggccaccaccaccacagccacCTCCacagccaccaccaccaccaccactccgCTTTGGACACCAAAGCGTCCCAGGCGAACGGCGACCAGCTCAAACTGAACCCGGCGTCCGTGGTCGGCTCGCCGCCATCGGAAAACAACCCCGCGCCGGCCCAGAAGCCAAAGATCTGGTCTTTGGCGGAGACGGCCACGGCCCCCGACAATCCGCGCAAGTCGCCGCACGTCAGCGGCGGCCACTCGGGCGCGGGGCCCGCCGCGCAGACCATCGTCGCCCCGCACAGACTCATCTCTTCGTGTCCCGTTGGGAAAATGCAGAACTGGACGAACCGAGCCTTCTCGGCGCATCAGCTGGCTTTACTGAACTCGAACCACTACCTGGGGCTGGCGAACCAGGCCACGGCCACCGGCCTGGCGctgtacagcagcagcagcaggcacaCGGAGGACAAGAGTCATAGTTCAGAGACGTCAGTCACAGGTACATGTCCCCGACACTGAGACGCGCGTGTGTAAATGagtaacaacaaacaaagacactaGTCCAAATGCCCGTCATTCATttctattatgttttttttttagacctcCCTTTGCCTGTTcatggatcttttttttcttcttctttcttctctctttctttctttaggcCACACAGATGAACAGTGTTACAATATAATAGCTTACagaatgcagtgtgtgtgatgtatgcgtgtgcgtgtgtgcgtgtaactgctttgaaaagaaaatgtccgAGAGAATTATGAAAGCCTCATCAGAAAgcatttaagaaagaaaaaaaaaaagaaaaagtcaaatgttGAATTGGTTGAAAAGTGTTCCTAATATTCGTGTCCGTTTGCTCTTGCTTCGTCCCTGAGATATTGAGGCCCATGTGCTTTACTTCAATGGTTTACATAAATTCCTCAGCTCATTAAGCCAACTAGTTTCCAACACTAAATTCACTGAAACCCGTTATGGGCTCTGAGAGTAGGCCGTTCAATGATTGCGTTTTAATTTTCACTGCCATCATTTCAGAGAGCTCTAGTGCCTTGGATGCAGAGTAagaagttgttaaaaacagctTTGCACCCAGTTCAAAGATAGCAAGGCTGTCAATTGATGCCATTTGGGAATTTTCTTTTCGATGCCatatcacatttttcttttttaaaagcaatatttacCCAAATTAGCTTTTATTctaagatgtgttttttttccatccctgTGTTGATGCGCATGTGTTTTTTCGTCAAGGCCTGTGTTACACTTACTTGTTTGGTCATGCAAATGAGCTCAATGCAAATTCACTACAGGCtcgtttttttaaaggcaattGTCACTTTTatatcattttgatttttttctttttagcttttCCCGAGGCTATTATTAGTTGGATTTCTTTTTAGAACactacacttttttttctgttccccCCCTGTGTATTGCAGGCCTCAGAACCAACTAAGCAGCAGCGGTTCCGTTGGCTCTCCCCATAACCTCACACCAATCCTcattatgcttttttttattatttgaatatgGAATGTAAAATAAGAATAATACATCTCTGTATACTTACATTGTAAGCATGTCCTGTGTAAAACtgctaatgtaataatgtatgaACCTGTAGTctgtgagtttttctttttctttttgtaagtTCTGTGAGGATTTgatgttcaaatgttttgtatATAAAGTTAAGAATATGTACATACTTGTGAACCAAATTGTACAAGAAAGTCTATATTTTGGCTAATAAATGAACTGCTGCAACTTTAAGAAATTGCTGTTTTTTGGCCGAGGTATTTTGACAGCTGCTTTTGATGGTGGCTGTTGTTGTGCACTGCAGCTTGAATTGCATCGCtttggttgttgtgtgtgtgtgtgtgtgttagtgggcAGCCTGGGGCGCACATTTCATCCGCCGTGGCAGTGATAAGTAAATATTCGAAAGGGATTCATCACACTTTTGTAGCGAGGGGACTTGAGGCTAATTAGCCAGTGGTGCGGCATACATTTGGATATTTATGTTGTGGTATTATCTTTATAAAAgcggaaaaaatatatatatttttttcattcattcccccctcccccccccgaaaacGGTATGCTTTATAAAGAGACTTTAGGTAATGAATGACTGTTAAATGAATTCTGCTATTTGGTCAAAGCGGTTCAGCTGATCCGGATGGATTTTGGCTCCGAACCGTAACTCACACATCTCATCATGCCCAATTTGGCAAGATTTTGCGCTTCACACAGATGCTTGAAATATTTCCCTCAACTAACGCTGCTCTTTGGTTTAATTGTAATGCACGGTCTCTGTAGAACTAATAATaacatcatttatttccatCTCCCTAGATGTGATTGTTTGCATTTACGAGCCCTTATCAGGGGAAGTTTATGTAAACTTAGTGTTGGAGCTCCCTCTACAGTCACATGCAGTCGACCATGTtctggttcacacacacacacacacacacacactcaatttaTTTCGGCTCATTTCTAAATTATCCATCATGTGTGGTATAAAATTCGATAGTATATTTTTCTCTTATTAATCTGTAACATAATCAGATCTTTTTTAACACGTTTTCGAGCCTTCCTGTTGGGATATTATGATGTACAAACGCATATGTCTCAGTGAATCACTTGTTTTGGTGCTTCAAAAAGCAAGCACACGTATGTAATCATTTTTCACTTTGGGTCACAACGACAATGGGCAACAATTATCTATAAATATTATGCAAATATGTCCCGAAGAGTACAATAACGCAAAATCTGTAAATAGATCAAATTCCGCCTGTAGTATTAAATTTTATTTTATGGCTGTCATGCCTGACTTAAGTACAGGACTTCTCAATCATCCTTGAAGGCGCCTTCAGTTGGTTCACTTCATTGTAAGATGAGATAAAAGGTTGAAAAAGATTAAGGCCAtcgggaaagaaaaacaactaaaaagaaaaattccgtcaatatttcattattcaaatgttgccaatattataaaaaaaaaaaaatctttccagCCTCAGATGAGACATTAAAGTCGTATGcaaattgttgtgttttatctAACATATCTAATaccacaaaataaatatataaaagctTAAAAACATCCAGAAATGTATTTCGGGAGACAAACTTCGATCATTCGTCCtactgaaaacaaaaagcaccTCTTTCGATAATATTgtcaacatttattcatttcagatttATATTGCTTACATTCTTTTCGCATTTCAAATAGTGTGCTTTCGtttgatttttgtgttttttgaaaaCTAAAGAGAGTCACACATTCCTCGACTAGCACGGACTCCCTTCACGTGCGCTCGAGCCGCGGCCTCTCCAACTTTCGGACGCGctccaaacaacccccccccccccccaacactccGCTCCCCATGTTGCCTTCCTGGCTAATCAATTATCGTCCCTAAGAGCCCGATGTGACTGCGCGATGCATATTAATAAGGGCCATCAGCCAGCTGATTGATTGTAGCACtattttcttcctttattcTACATTTTGCGGCTTCCGTTTTTCAAAGCAAGTGGCTTTGAATGAACCATTTATTATTGTAcaatacaaagtaaaataaatggctTAGAACTACCATTTATTATTATGCAATACAAAGGGAAATGGGCTTATCGTGTGGAATGTTACAAGAAATGAAACAATCTACATTTATGTTCAAAATATGATATGAATAcattacaataataaaacataattttgATGAGACCCACTATGACTTGCTTAAGATCTCTAAACAAACTATGTGGAGGGGGGGATTTGCTCCTAGGGGGCCCAGTACAAGCCACCATCATGGGGATTCAATTGAAATGCTACTGAAGGGCCGGTGATGGTGCCTATAGAGCTCAGGGCCTCTTCTCTGATCAGTGCATGAAATTAGGGATTAAAATGCCTCGGCAGAAACAAAGTAATCATGGCTGCTTATGTCGCCATACATGTCCAACCTGCTCCCGGTTACAAAGAGCAAATGGAATGCATTAGGTAACATTTTTGCTCCGCCAACCATTTCCAGTGGGGCACGGCGTGTCACTCGTTCCCTCACACGTTAAGTGGATGTTCTCCTGGCTAATGAGTAATAATCAACATTGACTCCTCTTCTTACTTTCCGTGCTGCGTTAAGACGCCTTCAGAGACTGCGGGGCTCACTTGTAACCGTGCTGCCTAGAAAGCACCAGATAGTAAGAAATTAAAGAAGTTATAATGGGAGCTAGAGGCTTAATATACAAAGTAATAAAAATGGGATATCTTGGATTTTCAGTATCAGATAACCCGCATTAAGGCATACGTCCTCAACTGTACTCACTGTCTcataat carries:
- the irx3a gene encoding iroquois-class homeodomain protein IRX-3a, translated to MSFPQLGYQYIRPIYPPERQGIASNARAGTELSPSGALSNVLSTMYGSPFAAAAQGYGAFLPYSNDISIFNQLGAQYELKDSPGVQGHPGFAHHHPAFYPYGQYQFGDPSRPKNATRESTSTLKAWLSEHRKNPYPTKGEKIMLAIITKMTLTQVSTWFANARRRLKKENKMTWAPRNRTDEEGNVYGSDHEGEEGDKREDEEEIDLENIDTENIENKDDLDDQDDLHSDIKLDGRSDSEISDGYEDLQGPDQRFLKSVGKEGKDAERVGGEHFHGHHHHSHLHSHHHHHHSALDTKASQANGDQLKLNPASVVGSPPSENNPAPAQKPKIWSLAETATAPDNPRKSPHVSGGHSGAGPAAQTIVAPHRLISSCPVGKMQNWTNRAFSAHQLALLNSNHYLGLANQATATGLALYSSSSRHTEDKSHSSETSVTGTCPRH